In the genome of Lonchura striata isolate bLonStr1 chromosome 22, bLonStr1.mat, whole genome shotgun sequence, one region contains:
- the FAM78A gene encoding protein FAM78A, with translation MGCIQSISCKSKVFRESISVIEVKASIDPIPTSIDESSSVVLRYRTPHFRASAQVLVPPLPKKETWIVGWIQACSHMEFYNHYGDQGMSSWELPDLLDGKIQAISDSDGVNYPWYGNTTETCTIVGPTKKESKFNISMNDNFYPSVTWAVPVSDSNVAKLTSIHRDQSFTTWLVATNTATNEMVTLQTIKWRMRLGIEVNPSRPLGQRAKLQEPSAQEQPQVLSKNEPIPPSALVKPNANDAQVLMWRPKDGAPLVVIPPKHR, from the exons ATGGGCTGTATTCAGAGTATTAGCTGCAAATCCAAAGTTTTCCGGGAAAGCATTTCAGTGATTGAAGTCAAAGCCTCCattgatcccattcccaccaGCATTGACGAGTCCTCCAGCGTGGTCCTGCGCTACCGGACCCCTCACTTCCGAGCCTCTGCCCAGGTGTTGGTGCCCCCTCTTCCCAAGAAGGAGACCTGGATCGTGGGCTGGATCCAGGCTTGCAGCCACATGGAATTTTACAATCACTACGGGGACCAGGGAAT GTCAAGTTGGGAGCTTCCAGATCTACTGGACGGtaaaatccaggccatcagtgACTCAGATGGAGTGAACTATCCCTGGTATGGGAACACCACAGAAACCTGCACCATCGTGGGTCCCACCAAGAAGGAGTCCAAGTTCAACATCAGCATGAACGACAACTTCTACCCGAGCGTGACGTGGGCGGTGCCCGTCAGCGACAGCAACGTGGCCAAGCTGACGAGCATCCACCGGGATCAGAGCTTCACCACCTGGCTGGTGGCAACCAACACGGCCACCAACGAGATGGTGACCTTGCAGACTATCAAATGGCGCATGAGGCTGGGCATCGAGGTGAACCCCAGCAGGCCCCTGGGGCAGCGTGCCAAGCTGCAGGAGCCCTCTGCtcaagagcagccccaggtcctcAGCAAGAATGAGCCAATACCACCCAGTGCCCTTGTCAAACCCAATGCCAATGATGCTCAGGTACTCATGTGGAGGCCAAAGGATGGAGCACCACTCGTGGTGATACCCCCAAAACATCGATAA